The Sulfolobus sp. A20 genomic interval CTGGAAGTAATGCTATAGTTTTATCAACTTCAAAAATTTTAGATAGTGCGTGAGCGGAAAAGAACGTTTTTACTCCTTTCCCTTCAAATCTGTATGTTATAGGTTTATAATTTGTCACGTCCCCAGCTAAATATACTAGGCATTTGGATTTTTTTTGAGAGCTCATCAAGTAAGGAGTATACTAATAATAAATTATAAACATTTTTGATGAAAGCCTTACAGGGCGAGGATGAAAAGTGTTTAAAGTCTTTTTCCACTTTATAGGTAGAGGGGCTAAAAAGAGGTGGGTTAGAAATCAGAGTTTGAAGATTCACCTATCTCCCCTCTGCCCGTTCTCGTACCTAATCATGGAAAAACTACTTCTCGTCATTGAGTGGTTTAGAGAGTACAAGCCAAAGAGTTTATTGAAAGGTACTCATGAGTGAGAGAAAGAAGTACCATCAAAGGTCTATCGCAAAGTGTAGTTAAACAATCCTGAACTCGGTAGTTATCTGCAAAGTATCTGTAACACTAATTCAATCGATCATGGTCCTATGAGATAGGTGTGAGCACTAATCGATGAGAAGGACTTCCTTAAAGGGAAGAAGTGAGACATAATTCGAGGCTATGGGCAAAGAACTTTAAGGCTGAAGGCAAGTAAATAGTCCCATTTTTTAAATTTTCACGCGTTTTTTGATCAATTCATTTCTTCTCGTTAAACGTGAAGCTATTAGACAAAACAGTTACCTAAGCTTGCGAAAACTCTTATAATCCATGCTGGATAAGTGATGCTATGGACTGGCGGTATCTGATCCCTCCTATATTGTTGATCTCCTTAGTCTTTGGTTTGCTTGTAGCCAGTTACGTCTTACCTTATGTTCAGAACCCCACGATAAAAATTACTCGTTCGTTCCTAAACGACGATTACCTCACACTTTACGTAAATGTTTCTACGCCATCAGCTTTGGGATCACACTACTTCTTTTACGTGATAGGGCTTAGGCTACTAAATAGGACTATAAAAGTCTCAAGTCCAACTTGCTTCTTTAACTTTGGTGGGAACACTATGGTTTATACTGTAAACGTACCATTACCTCAAAGCGTTGTTAACGAATTGATAGGAAGGAGGGTGAAATTTGAGGTAATGTTTGAGGTCAAAGTTGAGTCCAGTATTAACACATATGTATATAAGTACTATAACGTCAGTAGTACACTCCTTTAGGGTCAGTCCTATACAGTGTTTATGCCGTATTTTTTAGCTAGGCTTGAGAGCCTCTTATCAAAGGTAGCGAGGGGTAACTTCCTAAGTATAGCGTGGGAAAGTATGACCACGTCGTTATATCTAGAGAGTGACAGCCCCTCTCTGGTCATTATCTCAAATGCCTTCCTTATCACTTCATAATCGTCACAGACTACCTCAGCCTTTGGGTTCCCTAAGTAGGCTGTTACGTATTCTAAGTCCTCTAAGTTGTTAGCCCTTAAGAACCATACTAATTCGTGGATGACTATTGAAGGTATTACCCAGGTTTCAGCTATATCGAGTAGCTCCTCAGCCTCTTTGTGGAACTGTGAATCCTCTATGAGGTCAAAAATGATAACGTTAGTGTCAACCAAGACTTTCATGCATACCTCTCTCTACGCTTTCGTCTATGTATTCCAAAGTTACGGGTTTATTGAGCCTTATCCTAGGTCTCTTAGACTTGACCTTCTTTATCACTATCCTATCACCCTCGACGTAGACTTCTAAAATGTCTCCTTCTTTTATCCCTAAAGTCTCCCTTACAGCAGAAGGGATAGTTATCTGGTAATTCCTAGTAACCTTAACCCTTTCCATATGCTACTATTGAATTTACTAATATATAAATGTTACTAGTATATATAAATGTTACTAGTAATACGTGGTGTAAGTTATAGCAGTGGGTGTGGAGGAAATGATTTCGTCTAACTGTTTTATGCAATTGGTTTAGAGTATATTGCGGAAGAATAAGCACCTTGCTAATGTGTTTCTTGTTGAGTTAAGTGCTGGGAAATCAAACCTATTCATCTTCTCGCCCTAAGTTTAAAAATACCCTTCCTAAGCAAAATTCAGTTTATATCAACCAAATTGTTGTCCACACACGGTGATCAAAGAGGTCTGCCAAAGATAGGGACTGCCTCCCTTTCCACTCAAGCTCTACACTACCTCCTGCAATGTTTACACCTCTAACCCCTGAAAGGATATCCCTGATCTTATCTAGAATTGAGGAGAAACTGTTGGAGAACAGGTTGTAGAGCTCTTGTCTTCCGTAGTTCTCCTTTAACCTCCTGCAGACAATTATTACGTGGTCTATACCTATCTCATTCAGTGCCACTAGCAGAGTTGACGTTTTGCCGATTCTCCTTATACCGGCTAGTAAAGGTCTGTATACATTTTTCTCTATCTCTTCTATTTCCCCTTCTCTATCGAATAACTCCTCTCTTGTCCTCTTTGGTCTCTCATCAAATAACAACTTCTCTCCCAGAATATACATTCACCCCCAGAAGTAATAAATCTTACATCAGTCTTTGAGATATTGGGGTCGTACATTAGATATGATTTATCCAACTTCTTCGATTTAGAGTTACTAAAACAAGATTTTAGTTCTTCAAAGTGAGGAAAGAATCCCCTTTATAGCGGGGAGGATGTCAGAAAGTATGTATAACAGAAAGCATATGTATAAATCTCTTTTCCTTATCCCAAATACGAGGAGGGTTTGATATCAGGGTTACACTTAGCCTACTGATTTACTCACCGTTCTCCTAATATGAGAGAGGTCTGCGTTATGTACTTGATTGGTTGGGGAAAATTGACCAGAAAAGGGGTTGCTAAATACAGTGTATGATAGAGAGAAATAGGACAAGTTATTAGCCTAACTAACTCTAACTAAGTCTTTTACTTGATCGAAACCCTTATCAAAACTCGCTATAAACTTCTCTCCAAGCGTTTTAATAACGGCTACCGAAGTGCAGTCAGTGAAGCTTAACTTATCATAAGTAGTTTAACATTCCCATGCTATGTTGAACAACGTTTCTGTTATCCCTACGAGTCCCGAGGGACCATTTTTTATTTGACTCATTATCGTCTTCCTTACATTAATTGAGTATTCCTTACCTTTACGGATTAAAACTAGGGTTAGAATCTCGTTAAAGATATAATCAGTTATGTATGGTTTACCGTAAACTCTATTTCATTAATTCTAAGGCTCTGGAGTGATTAGAATCAGATGAGTTCAAAAAGGAGAAGATAAAGGAGGTATCGAGTAAGATCAATCTTTATCACCACTATAAACGATTTTATCTATATCCTCAGGACTAACAACCCCATATCAGAGATTAAAGGAGATAAGGCTTCACTAAGTTTATAACGTGTTCATTGTTACTTTCATAGAACTCTAAAGGAAATTTATAGCCTCGTTCAAACTCACCCCTCTCGGCTTGCAATTTGCCAGCTATCTTTACCAACTTCTCCTTTGTCTCTCTCGATATTTTAATTACTTCCATCATAGCTATAGATGGTACTAAAAGTGTTAAAAGGTTACTAAGTATACTACTAAACCATTATTACCCTCAGGTAAGTTTAAAAAGCTTGAAGAGTGTGAGACGGCTTTCTTACCTCTTCCCGCCTAAAGAGAATTCTCTCAATTTATAATATTATTATAATCATGATATTAATGATAATAAAGTCAAAAACGAAAAATTTTTAAATAGGCTCTTTCAGAAGAAGAATTGGGAGTGGCGGGGAATGATGAACAGCTGACACACAGAGCCGTGAAGAACACCCCTCGGCTGACCCGCCACTCCCTAGTTTTCTTATATTGTTTTTAGAGTAAAAAGCTTTTCTTGAATTGAATTTACCTATCGCTGACATCCTCCCTGTCCTAAATGGTGAGGCTTCCTCAAACTTTGCCATCATATATAGACTCCTCTTCTCACTAACAGGTTCAGTATATCAAGAAATACCTTTCTTATTAACAGTTGCTACAATTTCTGATTAGCTTATATTTCAGCTGATATTCATGATGCGTTATTAACGTGACCTTTTACTTTTTTAATCAGTTCTTTACTTAACCCAGAAAATGGATTAGAAAAGATGTGTTAAAAATAGATACACTAATTAGTGGATATAGCGCCGTCATGAAGCTATAAATTGTGGTTGCAGTCCCATTTCAAACGTGTATAGTACGTACTTGAGTGTATGTATTTACTGCCTTTGTTGTTGACTAGTCTCATTGATAAGTTTGTGCTCCCGTTTACTGAATATATTACAAAAGTGAGGAAAGCCTCGTCCTTTAGGGCGGGGAGGAAGTCAGTGAGTACAGCAAATCATGTGGAAGTTAATTTAATAAATTACTCCTCTTTGTATAAAGCTATGAGACTCTACTGGTCAGTGACGTGCATAAGGCCTACAGAGTCTACAGAGGATATAACCAGTCTGTAGCAGTTGAATGGCTATTGGAAGTAATAGATAAAACAAATCCTCAGATCCTTATTTCTGCCGGAGATTGGGACGTAGGGATGACTCCAGAAGATTTCGGGAGAATATTATCAAAAGTAAACCTTCTAACAGTCTATGGCAATCACGAAAATTTTCCATTGATAGAGAACTATGCTATGCCAAATGGGAAAGTTTTCGAATTTGGGGATTTGAAAATTGCAGGAATTAACGGACTTGTAGGAGATGCTAATATCAAAGGGATACCTAGAACTACGCCAACTCATTTCATGAATGCTATTTATAAGATAAAAGAATCTGTTTCGAAACTGGACATTCTTATAACTCATCAACCTCCTTATATTCCAGATATATATCCTAACATGAGGGCAGATAACTACAGTAAGCTAGTATTTGAAGCAGTTGAAGAATTAAAACCTAGACTATTCTTTAACGGACACATGCATGTTGGCTGTTACTCTTATTATCAATTTCCCTCCGGAACTAAATATCTTAGAGTCGACAGCTCACAAACTCGTAGATGTTATGGATTATTAGAATCTGAAAAAAACGAAGTAAGAGTATATGAAGATAATGAGGAAATATTTTCGTTAATTTTCTAACCATTAATTTCTATATAAAGTTATGTTTAGATTTTATAGGGAATATAATAATAAATAAAAATACTACATAAAATCCTTTGTTAGCTTAATTACTTTTTGCTACTCCACATGCCTTCATCGAGGTATCCGGGGATAACGCCATTGGTATATTTCCATTTCCTCTCTTCGCAATCGTAATAGGGGAACTTGAGCCACGGTTCATTAATTTTCTCAGCTTCCCTGCTTACTTCTGTCCAGAATTTTGCTATATTTACCTTTGTATTGTTCCTATCACATATTCCTTCACGTGGTTGACTTCCGCATACCTCCAGATACGTGAAACGGCAGACATGTCTGTCCACAGCGACTGGTATGTTTTCCGGGTCACTTATTTTAAACAGCCCAAGGCTCCACATAATTCTTATATAAAGGCTCCCTATTTTAATACCTCCCAGTTCTCTAAACTTCTTTATCTCGAAAAAGACTTCATTCACCTTCCTTTTTACGGGCGTTATATTCCTAGGGTCTGAGTTATAATATGACTGGAGGCTCGAAGCGATGTCTAACCATATTTTGGCTGCATTCATATGTGACCTCGGTCTTATTAACCTCTTTATTATGTCAGCTAGCTCTTCTGGTCTATTCTCGTAATTTAAGATCACCTCTGGGTAAAACAGACCTTTTGGTACCTTAGGGTCTTCCCTAATCATCGTCCTCACATAAGCTTCCCTAAGCCTTTTCCAAAAAAAGTTAGCTCTAGTCTGGTAGTCAATTGCAACGCTAAAGGTGTAGTACAGTGCAGCCTCTTTGCTACATATGTCGAACCCATGAGTAGGAGGGATATATTCAGGTAGGTCAAATATTTGGGTATCTCCTAGTACGACCTTAGGCAGTCTATCAAATATTTTAGCAGCCACCTTGGCGAGATCTATGGCTATATTTACTGCTTTGCCTTTATTCTGAAAGAAGCAATTAATTGAACTCATATAATTTTAAAAGGATATTAACGTTTATAAACTTTTGTAAGAATAAAACCGAGACAAGGTGTTATAGTGTGAAGTTTAAAATGAGAAACCATTCCGTAATACTTTGTTGCACAACATGCAGGTGCTTAATGGACTAGTTCATGACTTTTTCAATTAAAACGTTTTTACGCTATCTAAAGCCCTATGGGCTATTTTGCTCCCCTAGCGTGTTTAAGTGCTTCTACATAAAATGGTTAGGTTTGACTTTCCTCATCTGTGAACAATTTATTAACTTAATTCTTACACGTAAAGGAAGTTTTTGAAATGTCTATAGAAATGATGTTTCATTACAAAGTGTGGTAAAGCCTCGACATTTATAGCGGGTAGGAGGTCACTTTACCCCCTTTATAGTTTTTAAATATATTATCACTCACCTTAACCTATGCTTCAAACCATCTTAGCTTACTTTATATCCCGTTTCCTAAAAACTCTCTTGATTATTTTTTTGTGTGCACAACAGTTTGGTTAAATTGAATTTTGCTTAGGAAAAGTATTTTTAGGGTTATTTATTGAGACGAGAACGGGTTTGATTTCCTAACACTCACCAGTGACGAGATAGCTAAAAATACTCTTCAATACGATTTACTCGAAATCTATTGGCATAAGTTGAAATATAGAGGTGGATGAAATTGTTGTCACACACTCCCCTACAATCTTTCTTCACTTAAAAACTCTACCCATGGTAAGGCTTGTCCTTCCTTTGTCATTTTCCCCTTAAGGTTAGGTAAATAATTGTAATAGTTAAGGCTAGTGAGAGCAGTGTAGCGACTCCTAAGGGCGTAAACAGTTGTGGTTTAGCTAAGATGAAGAAATACAACGAGAAAAGGAAATAGTCTATTGAGAACAAGACGTTATTCTGTGCCACCCCTTTAGGTCTATAGGCGAAGAGGAAAATTATAATTATTATTAAGGAGACGACATACCAGCCGATGAAGTTCGTTATAGGTATTCCAAACCAGTACGGTAAGGGATTGCTCTTCCAAACCCAGCTGTTACCATAATGGGGTCAACTGATAAGTCTATGACCACCATCATCAGGGGGAAGAGTATTAGCTTCAATCTCCTATTGAGACCCATAATCGGTAAATAGGATAGAAAAGAGAAGACCCCCCAACCTAATATCACAAAGACCGGTACCCCTAAGAAATAAGGGGGGAAGTCATATTCGTATCGTCCAAACGGTATCCCCGTCGTTAACCCTATTTTCTCGAAAACGAAGCCTATGAGCGTTGAGATGAGGAAGAGTACTGACAAATCCCTCCTCTTCAAACTTATTTAAGATTGAGAGGATGACGAAGAAGACCAAGAACGGGTCAAGGACAATCCCTAGGGTGAGTAGGATGAAGGCTATCAATTCCCTCTTATCCATACATAGGACACATATTTTTAGTCATTTTTATTTTTTACCTCTTTACGGTAGGGTTACTGCAAACTAGTAAGCCCATAAAGGAACCCTTGATCATTCACTGTGAGAGGGATAAAATACAAATAGCGTCGTCTATTTAGTATCTATCGATTTAGGCATTAACATGTTACCAACAGTTACAGTAGATGACGTTACTGTTCTCTTTTACCGTGGTTCAACAGTTAAAATCAAATTTTAGAAAGCGGATTTAGACAAGTTATGAGAAGATACAAGAAGAAGTGTTAAGGGAGAGACTATTTAAGAAACTGTACAGTAGGCTTCTCCACTACTTTAGCCTCCCATCTCGCTAAGTCATTGTGGGATAGGTGTTTACTTAGCCTACCCTTACTCAATCTCTCAAGATAAGGGAAATAAGTTCACTGTGAACATTTCGTAAACTCATCAAAGCTATTGTGCATAAGCTCTATGAATACGGAATAATGGTGTTTCTAGGCGTTGAGTATAATACTTCTGTGCTTTTAACAACGTTAAGATTGATAAGAAGCCTAGGGAAGTCATTAATTGCCCTTTAGGTAACAAGCTTCACAGCTAACGGAAAACATGATGAAACTGGGAATAAAGGAAATCGTAAGTGTATTAAAGAAGCCCCTTTCCTTCCTCGTAACGTCGAACTGAGTAACAAAGGGGAGTAACGCTTTAGACCTTGTAGGGCGTGGAGGAGGTCAGAAACGTAATTTAAGCCATTCAGTATGTTGCAGTTAATACTTCCATATCCGTCAAATAAAAGCTTCATTAAGAGAGAGTTCAGTGGGAAATAGTACCATCAGTAACTTAGAAAGACTTCATTTAGAAAGGTACTTATGCTGAGACCGGTAACAATAGCTAATAACGTAAGTTTCACTAAGAATTTTTTGTTGAACCTCTCTCGAGGTCAGTTAGTCCAAAGCGTATATAATTTGTATGAGTAGCTAACCTTCCTAGTTGTCCTTGAAATCATCCATCTAATGATAATTCTGCTTAACTAACTTTGTCAACTTCGTCTATCAACTTCAAAAACTAATTCTCATCTCGATCGCCGTCACTCGTTTACAAACCCCACTTAGAAGCTCATTTATTTTGTTCTCCTACTTTAGCATCATGTAACGAGACATTATATCCACCTTTAATTTTCAGTGTTTTGATTGTATCTTAATCTGTATTGGGACTCTGGGTAGCTCTGGTGGACGTAGAAAACCCTTGCGCTTACTAGGAGTGACGTCGACGTAATGCATGCGGACTTCTGGCTTAAATCCCGTAGCATTAACATCTGACCTCTTCCCCGCCTAATGAAAGAATCTTTCAATCCCGTTTGGGATGCATCATGTTGAAGAAAGCCTTACTAAATGACGAATTTATTATAATCTTTCAATCCCGTTTGGGATGCTTCCACAACATATCACTGTGGAAACAACAACCATGGACATATCTTTCAATCCCGTTTGGGATGCATCCGATAATAGTGTAGAGCTAGAATACATTTGGTACCCCACTTTCAATCCCTATTGGGATGCATCGCCACGGCTTACTAGTTTATGTGACAGATAGTGATATTGTCTTTCAATCCCTATTGGGATGCATCTACGATGAGCCATTAAATTGACCTACAAGAACTGCAAACTTTCAATCCCTATTGGGATGCATCAGGATGGAAGTGTAGCTTAAGTCCACCAGGGTATATTTGGTTTGCTTTCAATCCCTATTGGGATGCATCTAGAAAACATTAAATTTATACCACATACTACTTATATCTTTCAATCCCTATTGGGATGCATCTGGTTGAAATAATATCTAGTGGGTAACTCACACAAAAGAACTTTCAATCCCCATTGGGATGCATCTTTTATTTTCTTAGTTATTTCTCTAACTGCATAACCTTTTCTTTCAATCCCTATTGGGATGCATCGTGTAATGTTAATGGCTAAGTTTTCGTTAGTTGAAGGATACTTTCAATCCCTATTGGGATGCATCATGTTGATTGTGTACCAGAAGAGCTGTTCTGGTTCAATCCTCTTTCAATCCCTATTGGGATGCATCCAAGAATCTCTATATCTAAATCTAGATACTGAAAACTATTCTTTCAATCCCTATTGGGATGCATCAGACTTGACGCGATACGAATACAGCTAGGACTTACGAACTTTCAATCCCTATTGGGATGCATCCCGATGTAGTCTATGGCGCTATTATTGGTGCGTTTGCGAGCTTTCAATCCCGTTTGGGATGCATCGCAGCAAATAACAGAGGGAATGTATGTGCTGAACTACATACTTTCAATCCCTATTGGGATGCATCACTGATATACCTCTGTCTAAAGATGATGTATATTGGATTACTTTCAATCCCGTATGGGATGCATCTTCTCTCTCGTTTTTTCCTCCCTGTGCCGTTAATGGATCTTTCAATCCCGTATGGGATGCATCAATTGTGTAAAATCAAAAGTTAGATTTGAAGGGGGTGTAGTCTTTCAATCCCGTATGGGATGCATCCATGGCGATAAATATGAGACCAATTCCCCTTACCATTTTGACTTTCAATCCCGTATGGGATGCATCATTCGCAAATAGATATCTCGGTAACAACGAATCAGCTTTCAATCCCGTATGGGATGCATCTATGGGATATCCCATTGTTTATGCGAATAAGCGAGAAATGCTTTCAATCCCGTATGGGATGCATCTTGAAGATTGTAAGAGATTAACAAACGGCTGGAAATATATTCTTTCAATCCCGTATGGGATGCATCCTTAGGCGTACCTAATGGAGCACAAAGTAGCCATATTCTTTCTTTCAATCCCGTATGGGATGCATCGAAATATATTGTAAGTATATTTCAGATAAAGAAATTTGCAACTTTCAATCCCGTATGGGATGCATCTTTTACTGGGGAGTAAAATACAAAAAATACGAGGAGTGTGCTCTTTCAATCCCGTATGGGATGCATCAAAAAACATCATCGACTATATCTCTTACAATTTGATTTCTTTCAATCCCGTATGGGATGCATCACTATTGAAGCTACTGTTGGTAGAGTTGCAGAAATCCTCTTTCAATCCCGTATGGGATGCATCATTAAGAAGTTTTGAGAATATTATCGATAGGCTTATTGACTTTCAATCCCGTATGGGATGCATCTTGAACCAAAAATTAAATTTTCTCTCTCTCATCTCTCTTTCAATCCCGTATGGGATGCATCTACTAGAGTGTGTTAGTTTTTACTTAGAGGTGGAAAAAACTTTCAATCCCGTATGGGATGCATCAAGAAACAACTTGAGGTAATCAGTGTAGCTGAGGTTCCTGCTATCTTTCAATCCCGTATGGGATGCATCAGACGAGATAGTGAAGTTAAAGCCAATAAAGGTATACTACACTTTCAATCCCGTATGGGATGCATCAATAATCGTCACCGACATCCACCCCTACTACGGGCTAATCTTTCAATCCCGTATGGGATGCATCTTGAACCAAAAACGGGCGAGATACTGAGAGAGATCTTTCAATCCCGTATGGGATGCATCACCACCTAATTATTGCGTCTTTCGCGTCTGGGCTCTTCACTTTCAATCCCGTATGGGATGCATCCACTCATTTCTCTACGCCTCGGCTAATATATCGTTCTATTTTTCTTTCAATCCCGTATGGGATGCATCAATGTTGGCAGCAAGACCAATAAGTTTTGAGGAATTGCTTTCAATCCCGTATGGGATGCATCTTGATAGAGACGTATTTCAAAAAATACCCAGGGCAAGTCTTTCAATCCCGTATGGGATGCATCGCATATTTTACAAAATCTGGTAAAGAAATGAAATATTGTAATCTTTCAATCCCGTATGGGATGCATCATAAGGCAAGTAGGGAAGAAGTACCAAGCATATCTTTCCTTTCAATCCCGTATGGGATGCATCCAGATAGAGCCTTTCAACCCAGATGTCTCATCTCTTTTCCCTGCTTTCAATCCCGTATGGGATGCATCTGGTTTATTTATTAACCCCTATGCCTTATCTTTTCCTTCCCCTATAATAAATTTTACTTCTATTACCTTTTCCCTTCATGCGAGGGTTTTTCCTAGTAATAGTCTTTAACTTTTTTCCCTCGCATGGACTTTTAATTTATTTGAAAGTTTGGGTTAATTTATAAACGTTTAATTTACCAAATGATTCTCGCAACTCTCGCATTGAGACTCATACTTTTACACTTTTAAACCACTTAATGAAGGCGAACAATTATTGTTTGAATTAACGTACTATAAGGTTGTTATATCGCAACAAGGCGTTGAAAAGTTCACCGAAAATGATAGAATATATAAAACAGTTTTTAAGACAACGTTATAGTTATGTTTATAAAGAGGCTTAAATATACGCGTCATAACGTAAAAATTAGAAGGACGTTAGAATAAAAAGGTTTTATTACACTATAAAATCTATATTTCCCTCAAATAAAAATTACCATATTTGATTGGCTTACAGTAGTTAAAGAATCCACAGTTTTTACACTTTTTAGTAGGCTGTATTATTCTAATATTTTTACGGTTTTCATTTCTTTGTATTTTCCTTATATCGTCTATCATTTTCTCCACGTGGTCTTTGTCTTGACTTGTATAGGGTATTTTGAGTATTCTCTTTAGCGGGATGTAGTATAAGTAGGCTTCCTTCACTATCATGTTGAGTTTTTCCATGATGTATGAGTAAAATAATATTTGGAACTTATGATCTAGGGAAATTCTTCTGCTATTTTTTAAGTCGAGGGGAGAGTAATAGTAAGAGAATTTTAGAACGTAGTCTGGGATTCCGATTAAGTCCTTGTATCTGAGTACTGGTTTTTTAACTACTTGTTTGGCCTTCAGTGTAGGGTATAAGAAGTTCATGACTTTCTCCTTGTCCACCTCCTCTCCTTCAATCATCGCTTCAGTTATTCTCTCTTCAAAGCCAAGACTTTCTATTTGGATAATTGCGGGGCAGAAGATGTAATGTTTTATTGTGACTCCGCTGATCATTAAATATAATATTGTTAATCACTTTTAATTTTAATTTACTATTCTACTTACCAGTACAAATATATATTATAACGGCTTATGGAGAATACCCAGTTCCTAGTATAACATTAGCTATCCATGAATGTAATGTAATTAGCTTGACTGTAAAAGGATTTATTTTTACTTTAAATCAATAAAAGATTCATTAAAGTTTTTAATCTAATTATATTTTACTTATTTTTAACTTTTATTGGAAATGTTTCCTTTCAACTCTATGAAAGATTGACTAAACTTCTAAAGAAAAAGACTAACCTCCTCCTCCCCCTAAAGGGTTCTGTAAAGGTCTAAGGCATTACTCCCCTTTACTGGAGTTACTCCGTTAGAAGAGACTAAAAAGGACAATACGTTAACGATCTTCTCTTTACCCAGTACATTTAAAGCACCGTTAACTTCGCTGTGAAGTCTATGACCTAAAGGGCAGTTAATAACTCCCCTATAATAGGATCTGATAGATTCGTAAAAATAGCTTTAAGTATTTATTTTACCCGTCTATTCTTATAATATGTTCTTCACACTTACTGAAGTGTTATTGCTTGCGAAAAGAATCAGGCTCAGCCCTAAGGCTGTTTCAGAGGAGTTAAGGGGATGGCACTGGAATGAGCCACCGATCTACCACTCCTCCACTTACTTCTTAAACGTCTCTGACCTGACTAACGGTTTCTGTGAAACGGGGCGTTATGTGCATTTGAAGCATAAGGGTGTCAAGCCCGAAATCCCTGAGGGGGTCAACGA includes:
- a CDS encoding PIN domain-containing protein, whose product is MKVLVDTNVIIFDLIEDSQFHKEAEELLDIAETWVIPSIVIHELVWFLRANNLEDLEYVTAYLGNPKAEVVCDDYEVIRKAFEIMTREGLSLSRYNDVVILSHAILRKLPLATFDKRLSSLAKKYGINTV
- a CDS encoding AbrB/MazE/SpoVT family DNA-binding domain-containing protein encodes the protein MERVKVTRNYQITIPSAVRETLGIKEGDILEVYVEGDRIVIKKVKSKRPRIRLNKPVTLEYIDESVERGMHESLG
- a CDS encoding metallophosphoesterase, which gives rise to MVSDVHKAYRVYRGYNQSVAVEWLLEVIDKTNPQILISAGDWDVGMTPEDFGRILSKVNLLTVYGNHENFPLIENYAMPNGKVFEFGDLKIAGINGLVGDANIKGIPRTTPTHFMNAIYKIKESVSKLDILITHQPPYIPDIYPNMRADNYSKLVFEAVEELKPRLFFNGHMHVGCYSYYQFPSGTKYLRVDSSQTRRCYGLLESEKNEVRVYEDNEEIFSLIF
- the cas4 gene encoding CRISPR-associated protein Cas4; the encoded protein is MISGVTIKHYIFCPAIIQIESLGFEERITEAMIEGEEVDKEKVMNFLYPTLKAKQVVKKPVLRYKDLIGIPDYVLKFSYYYSPLDLKNSRRISLDHKFQILFYSYIMEKLNMIVKEAYLYYIPLKRILKIPYTSQDKDHVEKMIDDIRKIQRNENRKNIRIIQPTKKCKNCGFFNYCKPIKYGNFYLREI